A section of the Desulfovibrio desulfuricans genome encodes:
- a CDS encoding TOBE domain-containing protein, which translates to MEMFRNRLAGGVPGIVERRTFLGEQLDYQVRVGEQSVRVQKGRYARGPQEGETCHLHFLKPLWFPVDAAS; encoded by the coding sequence ATGGAAATGTTTCGGAACCGTCTTGCGGGGGGCGTGCCCGGCATTGTGGAACGGCGTACTTTTTTGGGTGAACAGCTCGACTATCAGGTGCGTGTGGGTGAGCAGAGCGTGCGGGTGCAGAAGGGGAGGTACGCCCGAGGCCCGCAGGAAGGCGAAACCTGCCACCTGCACTTTTTAAAACCCCTGTGGTTCCCCGTGGATGCTGCCAGCTAG
- a CDS encoding pyridoxal-phosphate-dependent aminotransferase family protein, which produces MTTVFGTLDHVLLMAPGPSPVAANVLEAMSLPTLGHLDPDCIKVMDALQEQLRAVCKTRNAVTFPISGTGSAGMEACFVNLVEHGDNVLIVNNGLFCSRMVEVASRLGALVDTVECPWGAPISVDAVKKQLAQKNYKILAVVHAETSTGVNNPVAELGALVKNSDTLFLVDSVAGLGGVDVRVDEWGIDAFYSGSQKCLSTPPGLAPASFSEAAMEAMARRKTKIPNWYLDVPLIRKYWEGTPRTYHHTAPINMYYGLHQALDNLLAEGLETSFARHQAMHERLKQGMGKLGFKPYVTEGAAPQVNLFVPPEGVDANALRASLRKDHKIEVAGGLGALAGKVLRVGVMGEGAREEPIDRLVAAVAACL; this is translated from the coding sequence ATGACCACGGTTTTCGGAACACTGGACCATGTGCTTCTGATGGCCCCCGGCCCCAGCCCGGTTGCGGCCAACGTGCTTGAGGCCATGAGCCTGCCCACTCTCGGGCACCTTGACCCTGACTGCATCAAGGTTATGGATGCCCTGCAAGAGCAGCTTCGCGCTGTGTGCAAAACGCGCAATGCCGTGACGTTTCCCATTTCAGGCACAGGCTCCGCAGGTATGGAAGCCTGCTTTGTCAATCTGGTGGAACACGGCGACAACGTGCTTATTGTCAACAACGGCCTGTTCTGCTCGCGCATGGTTGAAGTGGCCTCGCGCCTTGGCGCGCTGGTAGACACAGTGGAATGCCCATGGGGGGCGCCAATTTCTGTGGATGCGGTAAAAAAGCAGCTGGCGCAGAAAAATTACAAGATTCTTGCCGTGGTGCATGCGGAAACATCCACCGGCGTGAATAATCCTGTGGCTGAACTCGGCGCGCTGGTCAAAAACAGCGACACGCTCTTTCTGGTGGACAGCGTGGCTGGCCTGGGCGGCGTGGATGTGCGCGTGGACGAATGGGGCATCGACGCTTTTTACAGCGGTTCGCAAAAATGCCTTTCCACCCCTCCCGGTCTGGCGCCCGCCTCGTTTTCCGAGGCAGCCATGGAGGCCATGGCGCGCCGCAAGACCAAGATACCCAACTGGTATCTGGATGTGCCGCTTATCCGCAAATACTGGGAAGGCACACCCCGTACCTATCACCATACGGCCCCCATCAACATGTACTATGGCTTGCATCAGGCTCTGGACAATCTGCTGGCCGAAGGCCTTGAGACCTCGTTTGCGCGGCATCAGGCCATGCACGAAAGGCTCAAGCAGGGTATGGGCAAGCTTGGCTTCAAGCCCTATGTGACCGAAGGGGCCGCGCCCCAGGTCAACCTGTTTGTGCCGCCCGAAGGCGTTGACGCCAATGCCCTGCGCGCCAGCCTGCGCAAGGATCACAAAATTGAAGTGGCTGGCGGCCTTGGCGCCCTGGCTGGCAAGGTGCTGCGCGTTGGCGTCATGGGCGAAGGCGCGCGCGAAGAACCCATTGACCGCCTTGTGGCGGCAGTTGCCGCCTGCCTGTAG
- a CDS encoding putative bifunctional diguanylate cyclase/phosphodiesterase — MKTLRLRLSMLMLLLCCLFANLTPAQAAVDSTTAQDESSAAVPTSPFNDQAGLPVYPPEEEHSFAARIDRSINCSIQKRPFQVIGGLIAFFLGVIIFLFYCLGCKCSRICRMEAQMNKDELTGLPNMEKFKVLCDSLITTQVTSDYMLLSGDICQFKTINDQFGFGMGDRLLQAYAAVLQRNILPEECCARISSDLFVLLLRFDTWEQLSGRVREMDRELDEWRRSQALPYTVRTVYGAYRVPREQERDVQLMLDLANYARLEAKRSSGMPMVLYNEHMRQEALLSHELNGKLEDALTNGEMQVWYQAKVDMRTGAITGSEALVRWNHPSRGMLLPGSFIPMFERNGLVTSIDFFVFEQVCRNLRSWKTRNLPLHSVSCNFSRLHFDRPHFTQRLADIADRYSVPRHLLEVEITESAIMNNPEAVWLQIVQLKEMGFKTAIDDFGAGYSSLGIVQMLDADCLKIDRSFIQRDLPGQRAQIVLGNIIRLASDLGMNVISEGVETAEQSAIIMKLGCYTAQGFFYAKPEPSHEFEARLAMQGL, encoded by the coding sequence ATGAAGACACTTCGCCTCCGCCTTTCCATGCTGATGCTCCTGCTCTGCTGCCTTTTTGCGAACCTGACGCCAGCGCAGGCAGCCGTAGATTCCACAACCGCGCAGGACGAGTCCTCCGCCGCCGTACCGACCTCTCCATTCAACGACCAGGCAGGCTTGCCGGTGTACCCGCCGGAAGAAGAGCACTCCTTTGCAGCCCGCATTGATCGGAGCATAAACTGTTCAATTCAGAAGCGTCCCTTTCAGGTCATTGGCGGCCTCATTGCCTTTTTCCTGGGCGTCATCATCTTTCTGTTCTACTGCCTGGGCTGCAAGTGCAGCCGCATCTGCCGCATGGAAGCCCAGATGAACAAGGATGAACTGACTGGCCTGCCCAACATGGAAAAATTCAAGGTGCTGTGCGACAGCCTCATAACCACCCAGGTCACCTCTGACTACATGCTGCTTTCCGGTGATATCTGCCAGTTCAAGACAATCAACGACCAGTTCGGATTTGGAATGGGCGACAGGCTGTTACAGGCCTATGCGGCGGTTTTGCAGCGTAACATCCTGCCAGAAGAGTGCTGCGCCAGAATATCCTCTGATCTCTTTGTTCTGCTCTTGAGATTCGATACATGGGAGCAGCTTTCGGGCAGGGTCCGCGAAATGGACAGGGAGCTGGACGAGTGGCGGCGTAGTCAGGCGCTGCCCTACACAGTGCGCACCGTCTACGGAGCCTACCGCGTACCCAGGGAGCAGGAAAGGGACGTGCAGCTTATGCTGGATCTGGCCAACTATGCGCGGCTGGAAGCCAAACGTTCGTCTGGCATGCCCATGGTGCTCTACAACGAACATATGCGGCAGGAAGCTTTGCTGAGCCATGAACTGAACGGCAAGCTGGAAGACGCCCTGACCAACGGTGAAATGCAGGTGTGGTATCAGGCAAAGGTGGACATGCGCACAGGAGCCATTACCGGCAGCGAGGCGCTGGTGCGGTGGAATCATCCCTCACGGGGAATGCTGCTGCCGGGCAGTTTTATCCCCATGTTTGAGCGCAACGGCCTTGTGACGTCCATTGATTTTTTTGTATTTGAGCAGGTCTGCCGCAACCTGCGTAGCTGGAAGACGCGCAACCTTCCGCTGCATTCGGTTTCCTGCAATTTTTCACGGCTGCATTTTGACCGTCCCCACTTTACCCAGCGGCTTGCGGATATTGCCGACCGCTATTCCGTGCCGCGCCACCTGCTGGAAGTGGAGATCACCGAAAGCGCCATCATGAACAACCCTGAAGCTGTCTGGCTACAGATCGTTCAACTGAAGGAAATGGGCTTTAAAACGGCCATTGACGATTTTGGCGCAGGCTATTCGTCCCTGGGCATTGTACAGATGCTTGACGCGGACTGCCTCAAGATCGATCGCAGCTTCATCCAGCGCGACCTGCCGGGGCAACGGGCGCAGATAGTGCTTGGCAATATCATTCGCCTGGCTTCTGATCTTGGCATGAATGTCATCAGCGAAGGTGTGGAAACAGCAGAACAGTCTGCCATCATCATGAAGCTGGGCTGCTACACGGCGCAGGGATTTTTTTACGCCAAACCAGAGCCTTCGCACGAATTTGAAGCAAGGCTCGCCATGCAGGGCCTGTAA